One genomic region from Bufo bufo chromosome 3, aBufBuf1.1, whole genome shotgun sequence encodes:
- the LOC120993950 gene encoding chymotrypsin-like elastase family member 1 codes for MLRFLVLAALVICGQCHDDDIRYFEDIDNDNGRVVGGTNTAKNAWPWQVTLQYLSGSSWYHTCGASLIRANRVLTAAHCVDRTVSFRVGLGEHSLSANDGTEQYISVSSIRKHASWNTNNVAAGYDIAILWLASSATVNTAVKLATLPASGATLAHNYNCIVTGWGRTSTGGSLPDILQQATLPVVAHATCSLSSWWGTTVKTTMVCAGGDGIKSSCNGDSGGPLNCAVNGVYEVHGIVSFGSSLGCNYYQKPSVYTKVSSYTSWINSVKHLNGSLLSPLRET; via the exons ATGCTCAGGTTTCTCGTACTAGCTGCTCTTGTCATTTGCG GACAATGTCACGATGATGACATCCGCTATTTTGAAGACATTGACAATGACAATGGACGTGTGGTAGGAGGAACTAACACAGCAAAGAACGCCTGGCCCTGGCAG GTTACTCTTCAGTATCTGTCTGGCAGCAGCTGGTACCACACCTGCGGAGCCTCCCTCATCCGTGCTAACCGTGTGCTGACCGCTGCTCATTGTGTGGACAG aactgtttccttCCGTGTGGGCCTTGGAGAACACAGCCTGAGTGCTAACGATGGCACTGAACAGTACATTTCAGTCTCTTCCATCAGGAAACACGCTAGCTGGAACACCAACAATGTTGCTGCTGG ATACGATATTGCTATCCTGTGGCTGGCTTCCAGTGCTACCGTGAACACTGCTGTGAAACTGGCCACTCTGCCAGCAAGTGGAGCTACCCTGGCCCACAACTACAACTGTATCGTTACAGGATGGGGAAGAACCagca CTGGTGGATCTCTTCCTGATATTCTCCAACAAGCTACTCTGCCCGTCGTTGCCCACGCAACCTGCTCTCTCAGCTCTTGGTGGGGTACAACTGTCAAGACCACCATGGTCTGCGCTGGTGGAGATGGAATCAAGTCTTCCTGCAAT GGTGATTCCGGTGGACCCCTCAACTGCGCTGTCAATGGTGTGTATGAAGTCCATGGTATTGTCAGCTTTGGATCTTCTCTTGGATGCAACTATTACCAGAAACCATCCGTGTATACCAAAGTCTCCTCTTACACCTCCTGGATCAACAGCGTAA AACATCTAAATGGATCCCTCCTTTCTCCCTTGAGAGAAACCTGA